From Candidatus Aminicenantes bacterium, a single genomic window includes:
- a CDS encoding RNA polymerase sigma factor, whose amino-acid sequence MRLEATYLDLLAQHGRIAPAVARLYTPANDDAADLEQEIRLQWWRALPGFSGRAKASTWMYQVALYTALTFLRRRKRRLQPNPLQHAENVADPTPHPGGGEEQRRSALHAALARLEPGERALAYLWLEECSHEQIAAVIGINANAVGVRLHRIRKKLKEMLGAREEEK is encoded by the coding sequence ATGCGGCTGGAAGCAACCTACCTGGACCTGCTGGCGCAGCACGGCCGGATCGCCCCGGCCGTCGCCCGGCTCTATACCCCGGCCAACGACGACGCGGCAGATTTGGAGCAGGAGATCCGTTTGCAGTGGTGGCGCGCCCTCCCCGGCTTTTCCGGCCGCGCCAAGGCGAGCACCTGGATGTACCAGGTGGCGCTCTACACGGCGCTGACCTTCCTGCGCCGGCGCAAAAGGCGGCTGCAGCCAAACCCGCTGCAGCACGCGGAGAACGTGGCCGACCCGACACCGCACCCCGGCGGCGGCGAGGAGCAACGGCGCTCGGCCCTGCATGCGGCGCTGGCGCGGCTCGAGCCGGGCGAGCGGGCCCTAGCCTATTTGTGGCTGGAAGAGTGCAGCCACGAACAGATCGCCGCTGTCATCGGCATCAACGCCAACGCGGTGGGGGTGCGTTTGCACCGCATCCGCAAGAAGCTGAAGGAGATGCTGGGAGCCCGTGAGGAAGAAAAATGA
- a CDS encoding ABC transporter ATP-binding protein: protein MAQVRLDDVGKSYRNGKLETIAVAGVSFGVEPGEFLSIAGPSGSGKTTLLNLIGCLDRPSRGRIFLEEEEIAAAPKVRLADIRRSRIGFVFQAFNLIPVLSARENVELPLILAGMADRKQRQATVDDLLATVGLADLKERRPAQLSGGQQQRVAIARALVKKPALVLADEPTANLDSKNGEAILALMRELNRQLGTTFIFSTHDRMVMDFARRLIRIHDGRITADNGPQP, encoded by the coding sequence ATGGCCCAGGTCCGGCTCGACGATGTCGGCAAATCCTATCGCAACGGCAAGCTGGAGACCATAGCCGTGGCCGGCGTCTCTTTCGGCGTCGAACCGGGGGAGTTTCTTTCCATCGCCGGGCCTTCGGGCTCGGGCAAGACCACCCTGCTCAACCTGATCGGCTGCCTCGACCGGCCTTCGCGCGGTCGCATCTTCCTGGAGGAGGAAGAGATTGCCGCGGCCCCGAAAGTTCGGCTGGCCGACATTCGGCGCTCCCGGATCGGCTTCGTCTTCCAGGCCTTCAACCTGATCCCGGTCTTAAGCGCCCGGGAAAACGTGGAGCTGCCGCTTATCCTGGCGGGCATGGCCGACCGCAAGCAGCGGCAGGCAACGGTTGATGACCTGCTGGCAACGGTTGGTTTGGCCGACCTGAAGGAGCGCCGGCCGGCGCAGCTGAGCGGCGGCCAGCAGCAGCGGGTGGCCATCGCCCGGGCGCTGGTCAAGAAGCCGGCGCTGGTCCTGGCCGACGAGCCGACGGCCAACCTCGACTCGAAAAACGGCGAGGCGATCCTCGCTTTGATGCGCGAACTGAACCGGCAGCTGGGCACGACCTTCATCTTTTCCACCCACGACCGCATGGTGATGGATTTCGCCCGCCGACTCATCCGCATCCACGACGGCCGCATCACGGCCGACAACGGGCCGCAACCATGA
- a CDS encoding AMP-binding protein, with protein MGLLFVPRFLKRWAGSGLKRRLTIIAPEDEGYDIHLLYNQLTRLPRFLRSGLQYLDIAVEPGRLLQALLDHHPDIVAADPVILQNIAAEAERLGRPLPAVKLLIVGGTFSGANARDRLAKVYGGRVIEHYGAMEAGTIAFACPDGQGMHPLWPAVIVEIVRDGKPCAPGSPGEVVVTNLWNTVTPIIRYSGLNDTAVLEPGACSCANPARRLTLLGGRQVDALRLANGVLIHPFRLTLALERIPGLDRFQIVQETVDRVRVKVVVDGGDVEAVRAAVTRNLNAILGAAVTVLVEPVNDIPRLKGPRTGQAPVLSLLEPQND; from the coding sequence TTGGGCCTGCTGTTTGTGCCGCGCTTTTTGAAGCGCTGGGCCGGCAGCGGGCTGAAGCGGCGGCTGACGATCATCGCCCCCGAAGACGAGGGCTACGACATCCATTTGCTCTACAACCAGCTGACGCGCCTGCCGCGCTTTCTGCGCAGCGGCCTGCAATACCTCGACATTGCCGTTGAACCCGGCCGGCTGTTGCAAGCCCTCCTCGACCATCACCCCGACATCGTGGCCGCCGATCCGGTCATCCTGCAGAACATCGCGGCCGAAGCCGAGCGCCTGGGCCGGCCGCTGCCGGCGGTCAAGCTGCTGATCGTCGGCGGCACCTTCAGCGGCGCCAATGCCCGCGACCGCCTGGCCAAGGTCTACGGCGGCCGGGTCATCGAGCATTACGGCGCCATGGAGGCGGGCACCATTGCCTTCGCCTGCCCCGATGGCCAGGGGATGCACCCGCTCTGGCCGGCCGTCATCGTCGAAATTGTCCGCGACGGTAAACCCTGTGCGCCGGGCTCGCCCGGCGAGGTGGTGGTCACCAATCTCTGGAACACGGTCACCCCGATCATCCGCTATTCCGGCCTGAACGACACGGCCGTGCTGGAGCCGGGGGCATGCTCCTGCGCCAACCCCGCCCGGCGGCTGACGCTCCTCGGCGGCCGCCAGGTCGATGCGCTGCGCCTTGCCAACGGCGTCTTAATCCATCCGTTCCGCCTGACCCTGGCCCTGGAGCGCATCCCTGGCCTCGACCGCTTCCAGATCGTCCAGGAAACCGTTGACCGGGTGCGGGTCAAGGTCGTGGTTGACGGGGGAGATGTAGAGGCGGTCCGCGCCGCGGTCACGCGCAACCTCAACGCCATCCTGGGCGCTGCGGTCACGGTGCTGGTCGAGCCGGTTAACGACATTCCCCGGCTTAAAGGCCCGCGGACAGGCCAAGCCCCGGTCCTTTCCCTGCTAGAGCCGCAAAACGATTGA
- a CDS encoding DUF3788 family protein, whose protein sequence is MNHPALNDPDEFPDDTVLKRQLGVVKPAWDAFMELLEANDPLLAAGWRYYNDGKSWLCKVTHKKTTVCWVAVREKCFSAAFYLNAKAEPLVHVSSLGKSLKDGFFNSGEKLRAIRVEVRKKSDLEAVKELIGIKLQLK, encoded by the coding sequence ATGAATCATCCAGCATTGAATGATCCCGATGAATTTCCCGACGACACGGTGCTTAAAAGGCAGCTGGGCGTCGTCAAGCCCGCCTGGGACGCTTTCATGGAATTGCTCGAAGCCAACGATCCGTTGCTGGCGGCCGGATGGCGCTATTACAACGACGGCAAGAGCTGGCTGTGCAAGGTGACGCATAAAAAGACAACCGTCTGCTGGGTGGCGGTACGGGAGAAATGTTTCAGCGCTGCCTTCTACCTCAACGCCAAGGCCGAGCCGCTCGTCCACGTCAGTTCCCTGGGCAAATCCCTAAAAGACGGTTTTTTCAATTCCGGCGAAAAACTCCGCGCCATCCGCGTCGAGGTGAGGAAGAAATCCGATTTGGAAGCGGTGAAAGAATTGATCGGGATAAAATTGCAATTGAAATAA
- a CDS encoding ABC transporter permease, whose translation MMTELLRLALRNAFRYRRRTVLTCLAIAFGLGLTIVGMALFKGVEKTSLDHIKNSETAHFLVYPNRRAGRLISTPTVLATRLRALPGVAGVACRLRCAATLINGQDELPVTAIGIEAEHDPSVFRIAASLRTGKFLAADEGDTLLVGSGLASDLNLAAGDPCSLRLFAVGDEANWNAIDLQVKGVFVSGNPRLDRGADFLPLPLLQESLGVGDRVGEIALRMQNEKDLDKAKSAIASVLKESGFQGKVLGFWEAASGLIEVNRLRSRLHAIVPLIMLLVAALGIINTMLMAVMERTREIGLLRAMGFRKREVLLLFVLEGGVIGFLGSAASCLIGGLCGWYLQTHGIDIAFLLGREVADIAAAIYPIQDVFRADLTFGMLAFALVFGTVVSVVCSFYPAWRAVRLDPVSALRRP comes from the coding sequence ATGATGACCGAGCTGTTGCGGCTGGCCCTGCGCAACGCCTTCCGCTACCGGCGGCGCACCGTGCTGACCTGCCTGGCCATCGCTTTCGGCCTGGGCCTGACCATCGTCGGCATGGCCCTTTTCAAAGGCGTGGAAAAAACCTCGCTCGACCACATCAAGAACAGCGAGACGGCCCATTTCCTGGTCTATCCCAATCGCAGGGCCGGCCGGCTGATAAGCACACCCACTGTCCTGGCAACGCGGCTGCGGGCGCTACCGGGGGTGGCCGGGGTTGCCTGCCGGCTGCGCTGCGCCGCCACCCTGATCAACGGCCAGGACGAGCTCCCGGTCACGGCCATCGGCATCGAAGCAGAGCACGATCCGTCCGTCTTCCGCATCGCGGCGTCGCTGCGGACCGGGAAATTCCTGGCCGCGGATGAGGGCGACACCCTGCTCGTCGGCAGCGGCCTGGCCAGCGACCTCAACCTGGCCGCCGGCGATCCCTGCAGCCTGCGTTTGTTCGCCGTCGGTGACGAAGCGAACTGGAACGCCATCGATCTCCAGGTCAAGGGGGTATTCGTCAGCGGCAACCCGCGCCTGGACCGCGGCGCGGACTTTCTGCCGCTGCCGCTGCTGCAGGAGAGCCTGGGAGTCGGCGACCGGGTCGGAGAGATCGCGCTGCGCATGCAAAATGAAAAGGATCTGGACAAAGCGAAATCGGCCATCGCCAGCGTCCTGAAGGAAAGCGGCTTCCAGGGTAAGGTCCTCGGCTTCTGGGAGGCGGCTTCCGGGCTGATCGAGGTCAACCGCCTCCGCTCGCGGCTGCACGCCATCGTGCCGCTGATCATGCTCCTGGTCGCCGCCCTGGGAATTATCAATACCATGCTGATGGCGGTCATGGAGCGGACGCGCGAAATCGGCCTTCTCCGGGCCATGGGCTTCCGCAAGCGCGAGGTGCTGCTCCTCTTTGTTCTGGAAGGCGGCGTGATCGGCTTCCTGGGATCGGCGGCCAGCTGCTTGATCGGGGGTTTATGCGGATGGTATTTGCAAACCCACGGCATCGACATCGCCTTCCTTTTGGGCAGGGAGGTGGCCGACATCGCCGCCGCCATCTACCCGATCCAGGACGTCTTCCGAGCCGACCTGACCTTCGGCATGCTGGCCTTTGCCCTCGTCTTCGGCACCGTTGTCTCCGTCGTTTGCAGCTTCTACCCGGCCTGGCGCGCCGTGCGGCTCGACCCGGTCTCGGCCCTGCGCCGGCCATGA
- a CDS encoding transglutaminase, with product MKKISILLLSFFFLSIALIAGPNETARQLASPSPCATGLAFDGKAFWTVDRRTDKLYRIDAASGEVLATLPAPGYFCTGLAWDGKHLWVSDMDFTNTATESYCGKIYQLDPQSGRTLKVIMAPASDPQGLAWDGTYLWVSDNNSDELYQISADDGTTIREFKAPSGDPGGLAWDGSCLWNSDRSRNEIYRIEPRSGRVIMILPSPGPYPWGLAWAENSLWSVDYQTDTIAQVIVSSDQPYTRSKERYADINFTHDAINFGPGTVTNLDVYIALPKNRPTQEVLAIDYPQPLLDFKTDRWGQEVAHFNRSAMKAGERSTSQMHVRAKIYDVMYRLFPEKTGSLKDIPADIRGRYLADEDKYRLKDPVIQNAVKEAVKAGDNPYWIARDIFDYLREKLFYKRIGGWDIAPTVLSRGSGSCSEYTFVYIAMCRAAGLPARFAGSVVVRGEDASFDFVYHRWVEVYLPNYGWVPVDPSGGDQESPRDQANFFGHLDNRFLITSEGGGGSEYLKWDYNSSETWQADGPVQLRLEMIAEWEPVK from the coding sequence ATGAAAAAAATATCCATTCTGCTGCTGTCCTTTTTCTTCTTGTCGATAGCGCTGATCGCCGGCCCCAACGAGACAGCCAGACAATTGGCTTCGCCCTCGCCCTGCGCGACGGGGCTGGCGTTCGACGGCAAGGCTTTCTGGACGGTCGACCGCAGGACCGACAAGCTGTACCGCATCGACGCGGCCAGCGGCGAGGTGCTGGCCACCCTGCCGGCTCCCGGCTACTTCTGCACCGGCCTGGCCTGGGACGGCAAGCACCTGTGGGTCTCCGACATGGACTTCACCAACACGGCCACCGAGTCGTACTGCGGCAAGATCTACCAGCTCGACCCCCAGAGCGGCCGGACGCTCAAGGTGATCATGGCCCCGGCTTCCGATCCCCAGGGGCTGGCCTGGGACGGCACCTATTTGTGGGTTTCCGACAACAACAGCGACGAGCTGTACCAGATCAGCGCCGACGACGGGACCACCATCCGCGAGTTCAAGGCGCCGTCCGGGGACCCGGGCGGCCTGGCCTGGGACGGCAGCTGTTTGTGGAACTCCGACCGCTCGCGCAACGAGATCTACCGCATCGAGCCCAGGAGCGGCCGGGTGATCATGATCCTCCCCTCCCCCGGCCCTTATCCCTGGGGCCTGGCCTGGGCCGAAAACAGCCTGTGGAGCGTCGATTACCAGACCGACACGATCGCCCAGGTCATTGTCTCCTCCGATCAGCCTTATACCCGCTCGAAGGAGCGCTACGCCGACATAAATTTCACCCACGACGCCATCAATTTCGGCCCGGGCACGGTAACCAATCTCGACGTTTACATCGCCCTGCCGAAGAACCGCCCGACGCAGGAGGTCTTGGCCATCGACTACCCCCAGCCGCTGCTCGATTTCAAAACCGACCGCTGGGGCCAGGAGGTCGCCCATTTCAACCGCAGCGCCATGAAGGCGGGCGAGCGCTCGACTTCGCAGATGCACGTCCGGGCAAAAATTTACGACGTCATGTACCGCCTTTTCCCGGAAAAAACCGGGTCGCTGAAGGACATCCCGGCCGACATCCGCGGCCGCTACCTGGCCGATGAGGACAAGTACCGGCTCAAGGACCCGGTCATCCAGAACGCCGTCAAAGAGGCGGTCAAGGCCGGCGACAACCCCTACTGGATCGCCCGCGACATCTTCGACTATCTCCGCGAGAAACTGTTCTACAAGCGCATCGGCGGCTGGGACATCGCGCCCACCGTCCTCAGCCGCGGCTCCGGCTCCTGCTCCGAGTACACTTTCGTTTACATCGCCATGTGCCGCGCCGCCGGGCTGCCGGCCCGCTTCGCCGGCTCGGTGGTCGTGCGCGGCGAGGACGCCAGCTTCGATTTCGTCTACCACCGCTGGGTGGAGGTCTATCTCCCGAACTACGGCTGGGTGCCGGTCGACCCCAGCGGCGGCGACCAGGAATCGCCGCGCGACCAGGCCAACTTTTTCGGCCACCTGGACAACCGCTTCCTGATCACCAGCGAGGGCGGCGGCGGCTCGGAGTATCTGAAGTGGGACTACAACTCCTCCGAAACCTGGCAGGCCGACGGGCCGGTGCAGCTGCGGCTGGAGATGATCGCCGAATGGGAGCCGGTGAAGTAG
- a CDS encoding winged helix-turn-helix domain-containing protein: MLEAILESSLKEKVLFFLLVNDDAYPREIAANFGFNLNAVQYQLKKMESAGVLYSQARGKILLYGLNPGYTFARELNALLKKAFSLLKASEKEKLYLRHRSGKIYDKIILDMKKSERMTEKEKPVEPIQKFPRKSEPLDFSTD; the protein is encoded by the coding sequence ATGCTGGAAGCAATATTGGAATCTTCGCTCAAGGAAAAGGTCCTTTTTTTCCTGCTGGTCAACGACGACGCCTATCCGCGGGAGATTGCGGCCAATTTCGGCTTCAACCTCAATGCCGTCCAGTACCAGCTCAAAAAGATGGAAAGCGCCGGCGTCCTTTACAGCCAGGCGCGGGGTAAAATTCTGCTCTATGGCCTAAACCCGGGTTATACTTTCGCCAGGGAACTAAATGCGCTCCTGAAAAAAGCCTTTTCCCTCCTGAAAGCTTCCGAAAAGGAGAAGCTTTACCTCCGACACCGGTCGGGAAAAATATATGATAAAATCATACTAGATATGAAAAAATCTGAAAGAATGACCGAAAAAGAAAAACCCGTTGAACCTATTCAAAAATTTCCCAGGAAAAGCGAACCCCTCGATTTTTCGACAGATTAG
- a CDS encoding outer membrane lipoprotein-sorting protein — protein MRRETCLLSALGLAAVVFAQGTESTDAVLARLERNLAFKTAYFSGETIITSKSRVASKAFFVYLDGRDNFFLEYVSPERDRGQRLLRQGGDLLLYLPSARKVLKIGKGRQQSRLGSDFSLEDIVDMSNSLRGRFSAELLGDETVEGRPCRLLRLSALEPGQTYATRLLWVDKETGVALRCRYFTRSNKLARELVAGDIRQTGPRFFAGRFVMSDCLRKNSRTEIVLKEMAFDVPIPPGTFDEKNLVPAEAK, from the coding sequence ATGAGGCGCGAAACTTGTTTGCTAAGCGCGCTGGGTTTAGCGGCTGTTGTCTTTGCTCAAGGAACGGAATCGACCGATGCTGTCCTGGCGCGGCTGGAGCGCAACCTCGCCTTCAAGACGGCCTATTTCAGCGGCGAGACGATCATCACCAGCAAGAGCCGGGTGGCTAGCAAAGCCTTCTTCGTCTATCTTGATGGGCGGGACAATTTCTTCCTCGAATACGTGAGTCCGGAACGCGACCGCGGCCAGCGCCTGCTGCGCCAAGGGGGCGACCTGCTCCTTTACCTGCCGTCGGCGCGCAAGGTGCTGAAGATCGGGAAAGGCCGCCAGCAGAGCCGGCTGGGGTCCGATTTCTCCCTCGAAGACATCGTTGACATGAGCAACAGCCTGCGCGGCCGCTTCAGCGCCGAGCTCCTGGGCGACGAAACGGTCGAAGGCCGCCCCTGCCGACTGTTGCGCCTGTCGGCTCTGGAGCCGGGGCAAACCTATGCAACACGCCTGCTGTGGGTGGACAAGGAAACCGGTGTCGCTTTGCGCTGCCGATACTTCACCCGCAGCAACAAGCTGGCCAGGGAACTTGTCGCCGGGGACATCCGCCAAACGGGCCCGCGTTTCTTCGCCGGCCGCTTCGTCATGAGCGACTGCCTGCGCAAGAACTCGCGTACCGAGATCGTGCTCAAGGAGATGGCCTTCGACGTCCCAATTCCGCCGGGAACCTTCGACGAGAAAAACCTGGTGCCTGCGGAAGCCAAATAG
- a CDS encoding methyltransferase domain-containing protein, translating into MKKQHDWDPDHYLKFFGERTQPSIDLVSKIKIDYAPRRILDVGCGPGNSSQVLLQRWPKAGLVGVDNSPAMIEKAKKDFPKGKWVLADARRFAPATCFDLVFSNAAIQWIPGHERLLAKFDCLLSPRGVLAVQTPMFNVMPLGRIIQSVSLGKRWKKATAGCSRLYHYHDTGYYYDLLAFRMRKIDMWVTDYIHAMPSHLAIVDWIRSTALKPYLERIADAKDRKDFEKEILREIKKCYPKQKNGNVLYPFKRLFFIGYK; encoded by the coding sequence ATGAAAAAGCAACACGATTGGGATCCCGATCATTACCTCAAATTCTTCGGCGAAAGGACGCAGCCGTCGATCGACCTGGTGAGCAAGATCAAAATCGATTACGCGCCCCGGCGCATCCTCGACGTCGGCTGCGGGCCCGGCAACAGCAGCCAGGTGCTGCTCCAACGCTGGCCCAAGGCGGGGCTCGTCGGCGTCGACAATTCGCCGGCCATGATCGAAAAGGCCAAAAAGGATTTTCCGAAGGGGAAATGGGTGCTGGCCGACGCCCGCCGCTTCGCACCGGCCACCTGCTTCGACCTGGTCTTTTCCAATGCCGCCATCCAATGGATCCCGGGCCACGAGCGGCTGCTGGCGAAATTCGATTGCCTGCTCTCGCCACGCGGGGTGCTGGCGGTGCAGACACCGATGTTTAACGTCATGCCCCTCGGCCGGATCATCCAATCGGTCTCGCTGGGCAAGCGCTGGAAAAAGGCGACGGCGGGGTGCTCGCGCTTGTACCACTACCACGATACCGGCTATTACTACGACCTGCTCGCTTTCAGGATGAGGAAAATTGACATGTGGGTGACCGATTACATCCATGCCATGCCGTCCCACCTGGCGATCGTCGACTGGATCCGCAGCACAGCGCTGAAACCCTACTTGGAGCGCATCGCTGACGCCAAGGACAGGAAAGATTTTGAAAAAGAAATTTTGCGCGAAATAAAAAAATGCTACCCCAAACAGAAAAACGGAAACGTTCTGTATCCCTTCAAAAGGCTGTTTTTCATCGGCTACAAGTAA
- a CDS encoding nucleotidyltransferase, which translates to MDTEKLLRSLKENKVEFIVIGATAFPVYGYARATLDIDIFVKAEMENIKRLKKALQSFGYDLSDVSHEDLLKNKLLIRQYMVETDIHPFVKGVAFEDVWRNKISSKFGKTEVYFPCLDDMIRMKKAAGRAKDLEDLKYLRKIKAQKK; encoded by the coding sequence ATGGACACCGAAAAGCTGTTGAGATCCTTAAAAGAAAATAAAGTCGAATTCATCGTCATCGGCGCTACTGCTTTTCCCGTTTATGGTTATGCCCGCGCCACGTTGGACATCGATATTTTTGTCAAAGCCGAAATGGAGAACATCAAAAGACTTAAAAAGGCGCTGCAGAGTTTCGGCTATGATTTAAGCGACGTCAGCCACGAAGACCTGTTGAAAAACAAGCTTCTGATCCGGCAATACATGGTGGAAACGGATATTCATCCGTTTGTCAAAGGCGTCGCGTTCGAGGATGTTTGGAGAAACAAGATCAGTTCCAAATTCGGGAAGACTGAAGTTTATTTCCCCTGCCTGGACGACATGATCCGCATGAAGAAAGCGGCCGGACGGGCAAAAGACCTGGAAGACCTGAAATACCTGAGAAAGATTAAAGCCCAAAAAAAATAG
- a CDS encoding ABC transporter permease: MMRTIVALAWRNIWRNWRRTAITTLAIAFGTTAFLFVQSYLHGINAGFRENLVNGETGHVRVTAREYLRLERVLPKEHLVWGAAGLERDLTSIPAVRHLTGRLKLRLILSHEGRNQPCVAIGIVPDSEKYFLGLDRKMTRGSYLEGESAPQGDAAQGVGTAADMIVGELLAARLGLRVGDAILAVTSDLNSGTYGLQFRVRGIFATGVRAVDGNVFCIPLARAQELLDSPDAVHEILLKGDDVDDAPKLAAAVKEVLAHHKQDGLAAVPLQEHWMARYMVLAEKIMNVIVVLLMLVVATVISNTMRMSIMERTHELGVIQALGLRDRGLRQLVLSEAFFIGVLGAALGCLAGAGLSLLAQRIGFDVTPMLERMDSPVPFMSTVLRPRLLFVFVAEAFVFGLFFAVAAAVRPAFKATAPMPAAALATGLQVR; the protein is encoded by the coding sequence ATGATGCGCACGATCGTTGCCCTGGCTTGGCGCAACATCTGGAGAAACTGGCGGCGGACCGCTATCACCACCCTGGCCATCGCCTTCGGCACAACGGCGTTCCTGTTCGTGCAAAGCTATCTTCATGGCATCAACGCCGGCTTCAGGGAGAACCTGGTCAACGGCGAAACGGGGCACGTGCGCGTCACGGCCAGGGAATATCTCCGCCTGGAGCGGGTCCTGCCCAAAGAGCACCTGGTCTGGGGCGCCGCCGGCCTCGAGCGCGACCTCACCTCCATCCCGGCCGTCCGCCATCTCACCGGCCGGCTCAAGCTGCGGCTGATACTCAGCCACGAGGGCCGCAACCAGCCCTGCGTGGCCATCGGCATCGTGCCCGATAGCGAGAAATATTTCCTGGGCTTGGACCGGAAGATGACCCGCGGCAGCTATCTGGAGGGGGAGAGTGCCCCCCAAGGGGACGCCGCCCAAGGTGTTGGGACGGCAGCGGACATGATCGTCGGCGAGCTCCTGGCCGCCCGGCTGGGGCTGCGCGTGGGCGACGCCATCCTGGCCGTGACCTCCGATCTCAACTCCGGCACCTACGGTTTGCAGTTCCGGGTGAGAGGGATCTTCGCCACCGGGGTGCGCGCCGTCGACGGCAACGTGTTCTGCATCCCCCTGGCCAGGGCCCAGGAGCTGCTCGACTCGCCGGACGCGGTCCATGAGATCCTGCTCAAGGGCGACGATGTTGACGACGCCCCCAAGCTGGCCGCTGCGGTGAAAGAGGTCCTTGCTCACCACAAGCAGGACGGCCTGGCTGCCGTCCCGCTTCAGGAGCACTGGATGGCCCGCTACATGGTCCTGGCCGAGAAGATTATGAACGTCATCGTGGTGCTGCTCATGCTCGTCGTGGCCACCGTCATCAGCAACACCATGCGCATGTCGATCATGGAGCGGACGCACGAACTCGGCGTCATCCAGGCGCTGGGCCTGCGCGACCGCGGTTTGCGGCAGCTGGTTTTAAGCGAGGCCTTCTTCATCGGCGTCCTGGGGGCTGCGCTCGGCTGCCTGGCCGGGGCCGGGCTTTCGCTCCTCGCCCAGCGCATCGGTTTCGATGTCACGCCGATGCTCGAGCGCATGGACTCCCCGGTACCGTTCATGAGCACCGTCCTGCGTCCGCGCCTGCTGTTCGTCTTTGTCGCCGAGGCCTTCGTCTTCGGCCTCTTTTTCGCCGTCGCCGCCGCCGTCCGCCCGGCCTTCAAGGCAACGGCGCCCATGCCGGCCGCGGCGCTGGCAACGGGGCTGCAGGTGCGCTGA